Proteins from a genomic interval of Coccinella septempunctata chromosome 2, icCocSept1.1, whole genome shotgun sequence:
- the LOC123307201 gene encoding F-box/LRR-repeat protein 20 — MAVDSVKQQLNKVFNDEEALINKKLPKELLLRIFSYLDVVSLCRCAQVSKSWNILALDGSNWQRIDLFDFQKDVEGPIIENISRRCGGFLRQLSLRGCQSIADGSMKTLAQQCPNVEDLNLNGCKKLTDSTCHAFSKYCSKLQKLNLDSCAAITDMSLKALSDGCPNLTHINVSWCSNITENGVEALARGCPRLKSFISKGCKQVTSRAVICLARFCKHLEVINLLGCCSIRDEAVQSLAEKCPDLHYVCFSGCSFLTDASLIALAQKCPLLSTLEVAGCSQFTDAGFQALARSCRYLEKMDLDECVLITDSTLINLAMGCPRIEYLTLSHCELITDEGIRHLSTSPCAAENLTILELDNCPLITDVSLEHLTSCHNLQRVELYDCQLITRYGIRRLRSHLPNIKVHAYFAPVTPPPSAGGNRQRYCRCCIIL, encoded by the exons ctgaATAAGGTGTTCAACGACGAGGAAGCATTGATAAATAAGAAATTACCAAAGGAGTTGCTACTGAGAATATTCTCATATTTAGATGTAGTATCCCTATGCAGGTGTGCCCAAGTCTCAAAATCGTGGAATATCTTAGCTCTAGATGGATCGAATTGGCAGAGGATCGATTTATTCGACTTTCAAAAGGACGTTGAG GGTCCAATAATAGAAAACATATCGCGAAGATGTGGCGGGTTCCTGAGGCAGCTCTCTCTCAGAGGATGTCAATCTATCGCCGACGGCTCGATGAAAACTCTGGCCCAGCAATGTCCGAACGTGGAGGATCTAAACCTGAACGGTTGCAAGAAATTGACCGATTCAACTTGCCACGCCTTCTCCAAATACTGCAGCAAACTGCAAAAGTTGAATTTGGACAGCTGCGCCGCGATCACGGACATGTCGCTCAAAGCGCTGAGCGACGGATGCCCCAATCTCACCCACATCAACGTGAGCTGGTGCAGCAACATCACCGAAAACGGAGTCGAAGCTTTGGCTAGGGGCTGTCCGAGATTGAAGAGTTTCATATCTAAGGGATGCAAACAAGTCACTTCTAGAGCTGTTATTTGCCTGGCCAGGTTCTGCAAACATCTGGAAGTTATCAATTTGCTGGGATGTTGT TCCATAAGGGATGAAGCCGTGCAGTCTCTAGCCGAAAAATGTCCAGACTTGCACTATGTCTGCTTCTCTGGATGTTCATTTCTGACAGACGCTTCTCTGATAGCTTTAGCTCAAAAGTGTCCGTTGCTGTCCACATTAGAAGTAGCTGGTTGTTCCCAGTTCACAGATGCAGGCTTCCAAGCTCTAGCAAGG aGTTGTCGTTATTTAGAAAAAATGGATTTGGATGAATGCGTTCTGATCACAGATTCAACTTTGATAAATTTGGCGATGGGTTGCCCCAGAATAGAATATTTG ACTCTTTCTCATTGCGAATTGATAACAGATGAAGGCATCAGGCATTTGTCAACGTCTCCATGTGCTGCCGAGAATTTGACTATTCTTGAACTGGACAATTGCCCCCTTATTACTGACGTATCTTTGGAACATCTCACATCTTGTCATAATCTTCAACGAGTAGAACTATACGACTGTCAACTAATCACAAGATATGGGATCAGAAGATTGAGG AGCCATCTTCCCAATATCAAAGTTCATGCATATTTCGCACCTGTAACGCCGCCCCCATCGGCAGGAGGAAACCGTCAGAGATACTGTAGATGCTGCATCATCCTATGA